Proteins found in one Gemmatimonadota bacterium genomic segment:
- a CDS encoding adenosylhomocysteinase produces the protein MESDIRDPDLAEAGAARMAWDARQMPVLRAIKDRFVREQPLRNLRVGVCLHISTKTANLVTAIKAGGAEPIVCASNPLSTQDDVAASLVAHHGVPVFAKRGEDSGTFSRHLHTVLDAQPDLLLDDGADLVTTAHRDHRQQLDKIIGGTEETTTGVNRLRSMVRNGDLTFPVIAVNDSKTKHQFDNRFGTGQSALDGILRATNALIAGKTVVVCGYGWCGRGVASRARGLGGQVIVTEVDPVAALEAAMEGFRVLPMAEAAALGDLFITVTGNRGVIRRDHLEAMKDGAMLANAGHFDVEIDVQALDALAVERQSLRPWVEEYVLANGRRLYLLGEGRLVNLVAGEGHPAAVMDLSFANQALAAEHLAARHEEMTPGVHTLPDEIDREIAGLKLASMGLAVDELTPEQKAYLDSWH, from the coding sequence ATGGAATCTGACATCCGTGATCCCGATCTCGCCGAGGCCGGCGCGGCGCGCATGGCGTGGGACGCCCGCCAGATGCCGGTCTTGCGCGCGATAAAAGACCGGTTCGTGCGGGAACAGCCCCTTCGTAACCTGCGCGTCGGCGTGTGCCTGCACATTTCGACCAAGACGGCCAACCTGGTCACGGCGATCAAAGCGGGCGGCGCGGAACCCATCGTCTGCGCGTCCAATCCCTTGAGCACGCAGGACGACGTGGCTGCCAGCCTGGTCGCGCATCACGGGGTGCCCGTATTTGCGAAAAGAGGGGAAGACTCCGGCACATTCAGCCGGCACCTGCACACCGTGCTGGATGCGCAGCCGGATCTCCTGCTGGACGACGGGGCCGACCTGGTTACCACGGCGCATCGGGACCACCGCCAACAGCTGGACAAGATCATCGGCGGAACGGAAGAGACGACCACGGGCGTTAACCGGCTCCGAAGCATGGTCCGGAACGGCGACCTGACCTTTCCGGTCATCGCGGTCAACGATTCAAAAACCAAGCACCAATTCGACAACCGGTTCGGCACGGGGCAAAGCGCGCTCGACGGCATCCTCCGGGCAACCAATGCGCTGATCGCGGGCAAAACCGTGGTGGTTTGCGGCTACGGCTGGTGCGGACGGGGCGTGGCATCCCGGGCCAGGGGCCTGGGCGGTCAGGTCATCGTAACGGAAGTGGACCCCGTCGCGGCCCTGGAAGCCGCCATGGAAGGATTCCGGGTACTGCCCATGGCCGAGGCGGCCGCACTGGGCGACCTGTTCATTACCGTGACCGGAAACCGCGGGGTCATACGCCGCGATCACCTGGAAGCCATGAAAGACGGCGCCATGCTGGCCAACGCCGGACATTTCGACGTGGAAATCGACGTGCAGGCCCTGGACGCCCTCGCGGTCGAGCGACAGTCCCTGCGCCCATGGGTGGAGGAGTACGTCCTGGCGAACGGCCGGAGACTGTATCTCCTCGGCGAGGGCCGGCTGGTCAACCTGGTTGCCGGCGAGGGACATCCCGCCGCGGTCATGGACCTGTCCTTCGCCAACCAGGCCCTGGCGGCGGAGCACCTGGCAGCCAGGCACGAGGAAATGACACCCGGAGTACACACCCTGCCGGATGAAATCGACCGCGAGATCGCCGGCCTGAAGCTCGCGAGCATGGGATTGGCCGTGGACGAGTTGACGCCGGAACAGAAGGCGTACCTGGATTCGTGGCACTGA
- a CDS encoding MATE family efflux transporter yields MLDLSRKRLNRTILTLAWPAILENLMHTTVYIVDSIFIGTLGTLAFAAVGQSSMILFTVVFVFYGIGVATGAVVARNLGRGNQKTACEAAGQGIILGTSIGLMVAALGLMFGEDLMVFLGTEPDVVERAQEYMPIVFAFSVLRLFIYTSSGILRAAGDTKTPMWITGVMNVYNIFADWVLIFGIGPFPELGITGAALATGTAYVLGAVLLLYRLFRRHARFRLCGSDIGIIRSEHLRTIIRIAVPNLGEQSVMQCAYFSFMWIVTSLGTTALTAHFMTIRVEMVSFMPVFGLSMAVATVVGQSLGAERPEIAELAVKKAARIGLIAMSALGLIFVAVPGLLVGIYSPSPEVYDLAVLCVRIAALELPTSALLMIYTGAMRGAGDTVSPMLISIFGAIFLRIGMMYVLVIELGWGLPGVWYGTALDWGIRLVIAWFLFRRGRWKRIKI; encoded by the coding sequence ATGCTCGACCTCTCCAGAAAACGCCTCAACCGTACCATCCTTACCCTCGCATGGCCGGCCATTCTCGAGAACCTGATGCACACGACGGTGTACATCGTCGACAGCATCTTCATCGGTACCCTCGGAACGCTGGCTTTCGCCGCCGTCGGCCAGAGTTCCATGATCCTCTTTACCGTGGTATTCGTGTTCTACGGGATCGGGGTGGCGACGGGCGCCGTCGTGGCGAGGAACCTGGGCCGGGGCAACCAGAAGACGGCCTGCGAGGCCGCCGGCCAGGGAATCATACTCGGAACGTCCATCGGCCTTATGGTGGCCGCGCTGGGTCTGATGTTCGGCGAGGATCTCATGGTGTTTCTGGGTACGGAGCCGGACGTCGTCGAACGTGCCCAGGAGTACATGCCGATCGTCTTCGCCTTCAGCGTGCTGCGTCTTTTCATCTATACCAGCAGCGGGATCCTGCGCGCGGCCGGCGACACCAAGACGCCCATGTGGATCACCGGCGTCATGAACGTGTACAACATCTTCGCCGACTGGGTGCTGATCTTCGGCATCGGACCCTTCCCGGAACTGGGCATAACGGGCGCGGCCCTTGCCACGGGCACGGCTTACGTCCTGGGCGCCGTCCTGCTCCTGTACAGGCTGTTCCGCCGTCATGCGAGATTCAGGCTGTGCGGCAGCGACATCGGTATTATCAGATCCGAGCACCTGCGGACCATCATACGGATCGCCGTGCCGAATCTCGGAGAACAGTCCGTCATGCAATGCGCCTATTTCTCGTTCATGTGGATCGTGACCAGCCTGGGCACGACAGCGCTCACGGCGCATTTCATGACCATACGGGTGGAGATGGTATCCTTCATGCCCGTATTCGGACTTTCCATGGCCGTGGCCACCGTGGTCGGACAGAGCCTGGGCGCCGAGCGCCCCGAAATCGCCGAGCTCGCCGTGAAGAAGGCTGCTCGAATCGGCCTGATCGCCATGAGCGCGCTGGGTCTTATCTTCGTCGCCGTACCCGGTCTGCTCGTCGGCATCTACAGCCCGTCGCCGGAAGTGTATGACCTGGCCGTGCTCTGCGTGCGTATCGCCGCCCTCGAACTGCCGACGTCGGCTTTGCTGATGATCTACACCGGCGCCATGCGGGGCGCGGGAGACACCGTTAGCCCCATGCTGATCAGCATATTCGGCGCGATCTTCCTGCGGATCGGCATGATGTACGTGCTGGTGATCGAACTGGGCTGGGGATTGCCGGGGGTATGGTACGGTACGGCGCTGGACTGGGGTATCCGCCTGGTGATCGCCTGGTTCCTGTTCCGGCGGGGACGCTGGAAGAGGATAAAGATTTAG
- a CDS encoding D-tyrosyl-tRNA(Tyr) deacylase produces MRVVLQRVSSASVKIDGAVTGEIGPGLVLLLGIAKDDAPEDVEYVVNKCAGLRIFGDEQGKMNRSLHDVGGEVLAISQFTLFGDTRKGRRPSFESAAPPEQAEPLYELAVERLRERGIRVATGRFGAYMEVSLVNDGPVTLTVESRR; encoded by the coding sequence ATGCGGGTAGTATTGCAGCGCGTCTCCAGCGCTTCCGTCAAAATCGACGGCGCGGTAACCGGAGAAATCGGTCCCGGTCTCGTACTGCTCCTCGGTATTGCGAAGGACGATGCGCCAGAGGACGTGGAGTACGTCGTTAACAAATGCGCCGGACTCCGGATCTTCGGCGACGAACAGGGGAAGATGAATCGTTCTCTGCACGACGTGGGGGGCGAAGTGCTGGCCATTTCGCAGTTTACCCTGTTCGGAGATACCCGCAAGGGCCGCAGGCCCAGCTTCGAAAGCGCCGCGCCGCCCGAACAGGCCGAACCACTGTACGAGCTGGCGGTCGAACGCCTCAGGGAGCGCGGTATACGGGTCGCCACCGGCCGTTTCGGCGCCTACATGGAAGTGTCGCTGGTCAACGATGGGCCCGTGACCTTGACCGTCGAGTCCCGCCGATGA
- the maf gene encoding septum formation protein Maf — MKQIVLASSSPRRSSLLRQIGITFEIVLPDVDESRFSFEGDPSGTAERLALAKAKSAACRVDPRGRLVLGADTVVLFEDEVIGKPKDAEDAFAMLQKLAGRSHRVLTGFALLDPQADRAVTGHEWTTVSMRELTDAKIRAYVDTGEPLDKAGSYGAHALGAGLITRVEGCFYNVIGLPLARLLTTLENFDDQAP, encoded by the coding sequence ATGAAGCAGATCGTCCTGGCCTCTTCCTCGCCCCGTCGGTCCAGCCTGCTCCGGCAGATCGGGATAACCTTCGAGATTGTGCTGCCGGACGTCGACGAATCCCGGTTTTCCTTTGAAGGCGATCCTTCCGGAACGGCAGAACGGCTCGCATTGGCCAAGGCGAAGAGCGCCGCCTGCCGGGTCGACCCCCGCGGCCGCCTGGTACTTGGCGCGGACACGGTGGTCCTGTTCGAGGACGAGGTCATCGGCAAGCCGAAAGATGCGGAAGACGCGTTCGCCATGTTGCAAAAGCTGGCCGGCCGTTCTCACCGTGTGCTCACGGGGTTCGCGCTGCTGGATCCGCAGGCGGACCGGGCGGTGACGGGACACGAGTGGACGACCGTCTCCATGCGGGAGTTAACCGACGCTAAAATCCGCGCGTACGTGGATACGGGCGAGCCTCTGGACAAGGCGGGATCCTATGGCGCCCATGCGTTGGGCGCCGGACTCATCACCCGCGTGGAGGGCTGTTTCTACAACGTGATCGGCCTTCCCCTCGCCCGGCTGCTGACG